TTACCCCTTATTTTGTCGACGTCGATGACGAGGATCTACACGCAAGCAGATGTGCTGTTGTTGGGTGCCTCAAGCGTCGGGACGGGGGGGGTCGGCGTGTACCGTGTGGTCTACCCGCTGGCGGGCCTACTGACGACCTCGTCACTTGCGTTGGGATACATCTATCTCCCTGAAGTCTCGTCGCTACATGACGAGGACAACATCGAAGAGATCAGGAGCCTGTTCAAACTGACGGCAAAGTGGATAACGATAGCCGGACTGCCGATCATTCTCGCGTTCCTTACCATCCCCAGAGAGATCCTAACGCTCCTGTACGGCCAAGAGTACACTTCCGGGGCAGTGACGCTACAAGTGGTCTCGATCGGGTTTTTCCTTTCGATCGCAGCGGGCCCGAACGCGAAAACACTCATGGCGTTCGGAGAGACCCGCTACGTCGCAGTCGTCGATACGATCACGGCTGCCACGAATGTCGTGCTCAATCTGCTACTCATTCCGCAACTCGGGATCCTGGGTGCAGGCATCGCGACGGTGATCTCCTACGTTGTACAGAATATGCTGTACAGCGGTCGAATATACTACAAGAACAAGCTCTCTCCGCTGTCGTGGGGGATGGTCATTCCGACTGGCATCTGTCTCGCGTTCGGCTTCGGTATCCTGTTAGTGGATTCTGTACAAGGGCTCTCGACATCCGTGCGCGTTGGTGGATACCTAATAGCTCTGGGGACAGTCGTTCTAGTGAGCACGTTCGTATCTATTGGAGATCCGGAAAAAGAGATGATATCGGAGGTCTTCAGTCGTATTCGTGGACTCTATTGAGTCGGAGTTTTCTCTGGCGACAGTCTCGCCATAAAATCGTCTTCGAAAGACTCGTAACCTATGTCGTAGAGGAACTGGGTGACCCCGTTCGTGGACGCTCGTGCGAACTTTATTTCGTCGACAGTCCACCCCTTTCGCTCTGCCAACGTCTCTATCGTGTCTGGGCAGAACCACATCGTGTGGTCGTTGATAACCGAGACATTCATCCCGGGGATCAGTTTGCGCGCAATCTGAACAAGTGCAAATGGGTAGGGGGTCGACAGTATTAGTTCCCCTCCCTCGCGAAGGTGACTCTTGCAAGAATCAAAGAATTCGCCGGGAGCAACCATGTGTTCGATGACTTCGCCGGCGACGATCACGTCAAACTCCTGGTTCAAATCGAACGACTCGGCATCGGCGACGTACACATCGTATCCATGCTCGGAAATCCGCTCTATCTTTTCGGCGTCCAGATCGATTCCCACACATTCAGAAGCATTCGAGACCAATTCATCGTGGAACCACAGATCGTCGTCTGGCCAGCGACCGACGCAGCCCACGTCGAGAACACGTTTATTCTGTATCCGTGGAAGGATGTAGTCGATAACTGTCTGTCGAGTCATCTTCGATATATGGCGAGATGGCACTAATTAAAAATAGTGCCGACTCCGGGGGATCTGCATTCGATGTTTTATCAATCTTATAACGTAGTACAGACGATCGATTTAGTTCTTAATCGTTGTAGATATTGGTGAAGTGATGTGTCCGTCGCGACCATATGTGATTAGTCCACTGAACCCATTATGGACTCCGCGGCCGGGTAGCGGTGACTATTCGAACGATTACGCGCCCTCCGGAGACAGTCGCGACTTCACGCAATGAGGACTATAGCCCAGTTTTCGTACTTCACGGCGGTATATCGGCTCCCGACCGCGTTTTGTGTCCCGCGCTCGATCGGTGCCGACCCCACGAACTGTTTTTGTTTTGGTCAAAGTCCGATAACGACCCGGGACCGTTCTCACTACGGCCCGATGCTGTCGTAAATGCCGTCGAGGTCGTTCAACACGCTGTTCCAACTGCGTCTTCGCGCGACTTCGGTGGCGGCGTTCGACCAGCGCCTCCAGATTTCGCTGTCGGTCAACAGTTCCTCGAGCTCGTCCGCGATCCGCTCGCTCTCGTACGGAACCCGAATGACTCCCTCCTCAAGCTCATCAGCCAACGAGAGGGGAACAGACACGACTGGACGACCAGTCGCGGCACCTTCCAACATGCTTGCCGGACCGCCTGATTCGCTCCGGCTTGTGACGAGGAGAGTTCTCGCTTTCGCGTACTCGTGTTTGATCTTATCGTGGGGAACGAGACCGGCAAACGTGACTCGGTCGGAGACTCCGCGATTCTCCGACACCGAGAGAAGTTCTTGGTGATACTCCTCGTCGACGATCGGACCCACTACTCGAAGGTGGAGGTTCTCGTGATCACGGTCGGTGTCGATCAATTCGGCCAGCGCTTCGATGGATAGTTCGATGTTCTTCTCCGGGATAACCTGCGCGACCATCAGGAGTCGACCTGCGATCGGATCAGTCGACTCACCGGCGGCGTCGAACTCGTCGAAATCCACGCCGTGGGGGATCTTGTGTATTATGCCTCGGTCGAACCCCATCCGGTCCAGAAACCCCAACTCCTCGTCGTCGAACCCAGTCACCGCATCGACAAGTTCCCGTTCTACGTACTTCAGCGGGTTCTTATCGGGATACACGGCTCCAACGTCAGCCTTGAGAATAGACGGAGTCCTCGGATTCAGTATGGCGACAATCTCGGGAAACACCTGACCGTAGGAGTGCAGGTGGAGAACATCGGTATCGACCCGGAACCGAACAGGATTGGCAATAGGGAGAATCTGATGTCCAAACGTCCTTGCCGGGAACCGGACAATTTCTATGCCTTGCTCCTCTGTCCTCCCCTTCTCGTGTCCCGCTCCTGATCCGTTCGGTAGGAGCGTCGTCGTCAAAACCGTAACCGAGTGGCCCGCTTGCGCCTGTCGAGTAGCGACTTTCTCGTGCCAATGTGCGAACTCCAGATCGAACGTAGGGCAAATATGGGTCACTCTCATCGTAGATCTCCAGCGTCTGCCAGCTGTGTCGGATTGTAGTAGAACTCTAGTATAAAGGCCCACCGCTGTATGCGACTGAGGCTTACAACGTGACAGAGTATCACTAACGTATTTCACCCGCAGTCATCCTAATTTACGTCGGAGCATGTAACCAAGCGAAGAACCCCAGATTGCCAAGAGAACCTAATCGAGTAATATGTCAAAGAAATATTGAAATCTGTTCAAGGGTGGAGTGATCATATTCGCCGGTTTAGTCTTCCAATTAGTAGTCTCGTTTCTCGCGAAGATTGTAATCGCCAGAACCATCGGTCGAGTAGACTATGGTGCCGTTACTCTCGGATCGACACTTCTCACAATTATCTCGACGTTCGCGATATTGGGGATGAACCACGGTCTAAGCAGATACATCCCACGCAAAGACGATGTTGAGTACAAACGGAGTGTCGTTCTCTCGGCGTATCAGATTGCAATTCCGACAGCAGTTGTGGCGGGCTTAGTGGTAGTCCTCTTCTCAGACGAGATCGCGGTACGTCTGTTTAACGACCCCTCGGTCGGTGACATCCTTTGGATCTTTGGTCTCGCGATCCCCTTCGCTGTCACCGTGCAGGTCGGGATCGGCACGATTCAGGGACTTCAACTGTCAGTTCCAAAAGTCGCCGTACGAAACGTCACCCAGCCGCTCACGAGGTTCTTACTTGTAGGTGCGGTGGTGTTCTACGGCTTCGGGAAGACCGGAATGGCGTGGGCGTACGCAGGTGGCCACATCGCTGCTGCGTTACTTTTGCTCTACT
This genomic stretch from Halobaculum roseum harbors:
- a CDS encoding class I SAM-dependent methyltransferase → MTRQTVIDYILPRIQNKRVLDVGCVGRWPDDDLWFHDELVSNASECVGIDLDAEKIERISEHGYDVYVADAESFDLNQEFDVIVAGEVIEHMVAPGEFFDSCKSHLREGGELILSTPYPFALVQIARKLIPGMNVSVINDHTMWFCPDTIETLAERKGWTVDEIKFARASTNGVTQFLYDIGYESFEDDFMARLSPEKTPTQ
- a CDS encoding flippase, with the translated sequence MVSSRSAIFSGAGFVFIGIVIEMGLSFFGQLIIARELGRVSYGAVSIGTTVLTFGVTITILGLNTGLARNISRAGSNIEERTMLNSALVIAGLTSLTGAVVLYATSPTLAVNVFGDGSLTPILRLFAVVLPVAVLFRVSLGGIRGYSMTRGRIYAQNITLPVSRIVGIAVAILLGGGALAVAGAYTFAYIIAAAVAFGVLIRHTPIGTGAVSSYREQSHSLLSYSLPLILSTSMTRIYTQADVLLLGASSVGTGGVGVYRVVYPLAGLLTTSSLALGYIYLPEVSSLHDEDNIEEIRSLFKLTAKWITIAGLPIILAFLTIPREILTLLYGQEYTSGAVTLQVVSIGFFLSIAAGPNAKTLMAFGETRYVAVVDTITAATNVVLNLLLIPQLGILGAGIATVISYVVQNMLYSGRIYYKNKLSPLSWGMVIPTGICLAFGFGILLVDSVQGLSTSVRVGGYLIALGTVVLVSTFVSIGDPEKEMISEVFSRIRGLY
- a CDS encoding glycosyltransferase family 4 protein, producing MRVTHICPTFDLEFAHWHEKVATRQAQAGHSVTVLTTTLLPNGSGAGHEKGRTEEQGIEIVRFPARTFGHQILPIANPVRFRVDTDVLHLHSYGQVFPEIVAILNPRTPSILKADVGAVYPDKNPLKYVERELVDAVTGFDDEELGFLDRMGFDRGIIHKIPHGVDFDEFDAAGESTDPIAGRLLMVAQVIPEKNIELSIEALAELIDTDRDHENLHLRVVGPIVDEEYHQELLSVSENRGVSDRVTFAGLVPHDKIKHEYAKARTLLVTSRSESGGPASMLEGAATGRPVVSVPLSLADELEEGVIRVPYESERIADELEELLTDSEIWRRWSNAATEVARRRSWNSVLNDLDGIYDSIGP